The genomic DNA TTGTAAAAACAAATAATCATATTATTGGAGGATTATATGAGTACAACAGTAAATGCAGAATTTATTATAGATGGTGCTGATTTCAAACCCAATATAATTACAAATAAGCTAAACATACAACCAACTGAACAATATGAAAAAGGTGATAAAGTACATAATAGGAATATAACTAGAAACTCAACATGTTGGACATATAGTCTAGGGGAAGAAGAATCAATAGATATAAATGAACAGATAAGTAAATTAATATATATATTAAATGATAGAAATTCTATCTTAAAATGGCTTAATAATAAATATAATATAGATTATTTAATTTTAGTGACTATAAAAGTTGAAGATGATATTAGACCAGTAATGTCAATAAAGGCTCCTGTCATAAAGTTTTTATATGATGTAGGTGCAGAGCTAGATATAGATATGTACGATTATAGTTGATTAATTATTATTTATAAAATAGGGGGAGTGTAAAATATTGAATTACAAAAAATTATCTTTTTGGGTTATAGTAGTGGGAGTTAGTATTATTATTGTATTACTAGTGTATTTTGTTAATGCTAGTAATGAAGTTGATTCTATCAAATGGGTAAAATCTCTTACTGA from Vallitalea longa includes the following:
- a CDS encoding DUF4279 domain-containing protein; amino-acid sequence: MSTTVNAEFIIDGADFKPNIITNKLNIQPTEQYEKGDKVHNRNITRNSTCWTYSLGEEESIDINEQISKLIYILNDRNSILKWLNNKYNIDYLILVTIKVEDDIRPVMSIKAPVIKFLYDVGAELDIDMYDYS